The DNA segment AGACGGTCGCTCGGCTTAACAAGCACAGCAATATCGTCGGCATCAAGGAAGCAACCGGCTCACTCGACATCGCCAGCGAGATCGCCTCGCTCTGCGGTATCACGATTCTCTCCGGTGATGACTCGCTCACTCTGCCGCTAATGAGCATCGGCGGCAAGGGCGTCATCAGCGTCCTGTCCAACATCATTCCCGGTCGTGTGAAGGCATTGACCGCCGCGGCTTTATCGAATCGCTGGGATGAAGCACGCCGGCTGCATCTGGAACTTTTCCCGCTTTTCAAGGGTATGTTCATCGAAACCAACCCGATCCCGATCAAGACCGCGATGGCGATGATGAAGAAGGACACAGGCGAGCTGCGCCTGCCGATGTGCGAATTGTCCGAAGGGAATCGCCGTGACCTGGAAAAATTGTTGCGCGATCACCGCTTGCTCTGACCGCTGTGCAGATCAGGATGGACCGGCCGCAGCCATCTCCGCGCGCCGGGCGGGGGAGCGGCGAACGCGAATCCAGTCACGGATCTGTTTTTTCTGTCCCGGCCAGGTACTGCTTACACGCGACTTGATGAATACGCCGAACAATCCGTCCATCGTCTCCGCCAACCGACGGATCAGCACCAGCCGGTGCTCGATGATTTCACGCGGGGTGGTCGCATCGGGATTTTCCGGTATCGTTGCGCCGGAGATGATCCACCTATCCGCCTGAAGCGACAGCTCCCACTGCAATCCATCGCCCCCCGTGTCGGCGACCAGCAAACCTGCCTTGCGCGGCCATTTGCCGGTCAACAGCGCATCGCCCGCCTCGGCCAGTTTCGTCGGCCCTGTCGCGCGAAGCGTCTGTTTGCCTAGCACGTTCCATGCGCAATCCATGTCGAGCGATTTGTCGATCATCACCGCAAGCTCCGAGCGAACTCGCTTTTCATGAGCGGGCAGCTCGATCAACCCTTCCGAGTTTTCGAGTTTCCACCAGAGCCAGATGAGGAACTCATTACCGAGGAAGTCCTTCAGATCGGTGGACGTGTGTGACCAGGGCACCTGCGGGAACTTGAGATCGCGCGGGCCGTCGGCGTTTTCAAGATCGATTACGGCTTCGGCGGGAGCAGGAGTGAACTCCGAGGGATGGAAGTCTTCGTAATCCCGCCCCTTGCCCGAAGCACGCAGCCATTCCCCCGCCAGCGCACCAGCCGAGAGCAGGGAGAGTTTGCAGTTAAAGCTCTGATAAAACTGCGAAGCAAGCAGCTCGATCACCTTGCCTGACGGCACGGAGCAGTAAAGCTCCCGTCTGGCCAGATCCCAAATCAGCGGAACCGATTTCGACCGCCGATGCTTACCTGCAGCAAGCTCTTCATGAATTTGCTGATTCGCAGTTTCCGCGGCCTCGCGGCGCTGGGCACGGGAAACGATGCCGCTGGGATTCTCTGCCGCCAATGCTGCTTCGTTCATCCGCTTATAGGCATTTTTGATGGCGGAGGGCACGCGATGCGAGTCGATCCGCAGGGCAAAGAGCAGCAGCGAACCGTCGTCGCCGTAGCCGTTTTTTTCGTAGCTGAACTGGGTATCGAGCAAATGTTCGCCGGTGGTCCAGCCGGCCTCGATCTCGTCCGATGCGCCGACCTCGCGCTCACGGAAGGAAAACTCAGCCAGTATTCCCAGCGTGGTTTCATCCACGGCGGCGGGTGCATCACCCTCGACGCGGAACCGGCAAAATGTCACTCGGCCTGAATGGAAAGGCATGGGATGCTTTTCAGTTTGTTAACGATGACGAAAGAGCCGCGGCGCGGCTCTTGACTGATGTGACGAATGGTACGAGATAGCGCAGCCGCGCGGCGTTATCGCCAGTTTTTCAACAGTGCGCCAGACCCGCAATGCCGCAAACCGCCGCATGGCTCGCGTGAAAGTTACTCGTCCTCGTCTTCCCCGTCGCCGGCATCGAGTTTTTCCTCGTACCACCGGGACTGGATCGTTTCGAGGATTTTTTCGTTCACCGGATGCTTAGGCTGGGCTTCAAAGTCGTGGAGAGATTCGACCATCTGCCGCAGCTCGGTGAAGCGCACGGACAGAGGATCGCGGTCCGGATACTTTTCGAGCAGACGCTCCGCGATCTCATCGACATCGAGCCAGTGGATTTTCTGAGGCATCGGATCACACGACTCTGAGGCTTTGGTGCGACGAACCATTTTACGCTGCAGCGGAATACTACTGGATGTTCACCGGCATGATGACATAGAGAAAATCAGGACCGCTGCGA comes from the Phycisphaeraceae bacterium genome and includes:
- the iscX gene encoding Fe-S cluster assembly protein IscX, translating into MPQKIHWLDVDEIAERLLEKYPDRDPLSVRFTELRQMVESLHDFEAQPKHPVNEKILETIQSRWYEEKLDAGDGEDEDE